From a single Brassica rapa cultivar Chiifu-401-42 chromosome A01, CAAS_Brap_v3.01, whole genome shotgun sequence genomic region:
- the LOC103845974 gene encoding glycerol-3-phosphate acyltransferase 5: protein MVMEEARATPDSVVSEFEGTILRNEDPFSYFMLVAFEASGLIRFAALLFLWSVITLLDVFSYKNAALKLMTFVATVGLREPEIQSVARAVLPKFYMDDVSIDTWKVYSSCKKKVVVTRMPRVMVEMFAKEHLKADEVIGSELIVNRFGFVTGLTRESDIDQSVLSRVADLFVDRKPQIGLARPGKTISTTFLSLCEEHIHAPVPENYNHRNKHLELRPLPVIFHDGRLVKRPTPPTSLLILTWIPLGIILAAIRIFLGSVLPFWTTPYVSKILGGQVIVKGKPPQPPAAGNSGVLFVCTHRTLMDPVVLSYVLERSIPAVTYSISRLTEILSPIPTVRLTRVRDVDAAKIKQQLSKGDLVVCPEGTTCREPFLLRFSGLFAELTDRIVPVAMNYRVGFFHATTARGWKGLDPIFFFMNPRPVYEVTFLNQLPVEATCSSGKRPHDVANYVQRILAATLGFECTNFTRRDKYRVLAGNDGTVSYLSFLDQLKKVVSTFEPFLH from the exons atggtgatGGAGGAAGCTAGAGCGACTCCGGATTCTGTCGTGTCAGAATTTGAAGGGACAATACTGCGGAACGAAGATCCATTCTCTTACTTCATGCTCGTTGCCTTTGAAGCATCTGGTCTAATTCGTTTCGCCGCCTTGCTGTTTCTTTGGTCCGTAATCACACTCCTTGACGTTTTCAGCTACAAGAACGCCGCTCTCAAGCTCATGACTTTTGTAGCCACCGTTGGTTTACGCGAACCGGAGATTCAATCGGTGGCTAGAGCCGTCCTGCCTAAGTTCTACATGGATGACGTAAGCATAGACACTTGGAAAGTTTACAGCTCGTGCAAGAAGAAGGTCGTGGTTACGAGAATGCCTCGAGTTATGGTGGAGATGTTTGCAAAGGAGCATCTTAAAGCTGACGAAGTCATCGGTTCAGAGCTGATAGTGAACCGGTTCGGTTTTGTCACCGGCCTGACACGTGAATCCGATATCGATCAATCTGTTTTGAGCCGTGTTGCTGATTTGTTTGTTGATAGAAAGCCTCAGATAGGTCTTGCAAGACCTGGCAAGACAATTTCTACAACTTTCTTATCGTTATGTGAG gAGCATATTCATGCACCAGTTCCGGAGAACTACAACCACCGCAACAAACACCTTGAGCTACGGCCACTTCCGGTAATCTTCCACGACGGACGCCTTGTCAAGCGGCCAACTCCACCCACGTCTCTCCTCATCCTCACATGGATCCCATTAGGAATCATTCTTGCCGCCATCCGGATCTTTCTTGGATCCGTCCTCCCATTTTGGACAACACCGTACGTCTCCAAGATACTCGGCGGCCAGGTCATCGTCAAAGGCAAGCCTCCTCAGCCACCGGCGGCCGGAAACTCCGGTGTTCTCTTCGTGTGCACTCATAGAACCCTAATGGACCCGGTGGTACTATCATACGTGCTAGAACGCAGCATCCCGGCCGTTACTTACTCAATCTCACGCTTAACCGAGATCTTATCTCCCATACCAACCGTTAGATTGACAAGAGTCCGAGATGTAGACGCAGCAAAGATCAAACAACAACTGTCTAAAGGCGATCTTGTTGTTTGTCCTGAGG GAACCACTTGCCGTGAACCGTTTTTGCTAAGATTTAGCGGACTTTTCGCTGAGTTAACGGATAGGATTGTTCCGGTTGCTATGAACTATAGAGTTGGATTCTTCCACGCGACCACAGCGAGAGGCTGGAAAGGTTTAGACCCGATTTTCTTCTTTATGAATCCAAGACCGGTTTACGAGGTTACGTTCTTGAACCAGCTTCCGGTTGAGGCTACGTGTTCGTCAGGGAAGAGGCCGCATGACGTGGCGAATTATGTTCAGAGAATCTTGGCGGCTACGTTAGGGTTCGAGTGTACTAACTTCACGAGGAGAGATAAGTATAGGGTTCTTGCTGGAAACGATGGAACGGTATCGTATTTATCGTTTCTTGATCAGTTGAAGAAGGTGGTGAGCACTTTCGAGCCTTTTCTCCAT